The DNA region TCTTTTTCGTTGTATACCAGGCGTTTCTTTTCCACTTCCTGGGTTTTCCGGGTCTCAGACTCCGCTTCATCCTCACTAAGGATCTCTTCGTCCACGAGCTGGACATTATTTGCATCCAGGAGAATGAGAACCTGTTCAATTTTTTCGGAATTTACGATATCTTCCGGTAAAAAATCGGAAAGTTCATCATAGGAAAGGGTTTTCTTTTCCTTCGCGTACTCAATTAACTTTACAACAGCAGGATCAAGCGCCATTTCCGGCGTAGCCTTATCGGGCGTGCGTAATTCTGTCATTCCTTAGCTTCCTTAAGTCGGCGTAATTCGGCATCAAGATGCACTTTTTCCACGAGCAGATCCTCAACAAGGGTATCCCCGCGCCCTTGGACGCTTGAGACACCTTCCCGGGTCTTCTCATTTTCCGCGATCCGCAGCTCTGTTACAATTTTGGCCAGCCTGCGCTCCAGCCTTTTAACCTTTACCTTCCTAATTCCATCATTTACCAGTTTACCCGGATCTTCCACAGAAAATGCCCGGGAAGCCCCCTGCTGAATAACAAAATTTCGTAATGCCCCATTTTGTATACGGGCCAGGAGATCCTCCGTTCCGGGCATATCGTTCCTGAACCATTCCTCCAGGGCAATAAAAAACTCCCGGGCGGCGGGATCTTCAAAATCTTCAATAGTAAGGGCTGAACGTAAAGTACTATACAAGTCACGGTTTACCGAAACTGCGGTGAGCAAAAAAAGCTCATCATTCAAACTCAGCAGCCGAATCGCCGTTTCACCGGCTTCCCGGGTTTCCATCCTTGGCCTATTCTGGCCGGAAACAAGCTGCCCCAGATCAAAACGACGAAAATCCGCTGCAATTGCTTGGCGTTCAACTCCAATGGCATCTGCTATTTCCCCAATAAAAGAATCCCTGGAAACTTCCGAATCCATGGTTTTCAAATAGGGAAAAAGGAAAGCCGCTGCCTTGGACTTCCCCAGGGAATCGGAAAGATCAAAACGAGACTTACCTCTTTTTATAAGGTATTCAAAATCAGTTATAAAACATTTTACACTTTTTTGCAACGCCTCTGCACCATATTTTTTCAAAATATCTGCCGGATCTTTAAGGCCTTTTGGAGGCGCCGCTTCTGAGTCTGAGGAAGCTTCCGGGGTTCCGGCGGGCAAGCTCCCACTATCCATGGTAACCACAAAGCTTTCCAGGCCGTTTTTCCGGCAGGTCATGATGGCCTTAAGGGCCGCTTCCTGCCCCGCATTGTCGGTATCGAAGATAAGGTAGACCCGTTCAGCCCAGCGGCGGAGGAGTTTGGCCTGATCTTCGGTGAATGCGGTCCCCAAGGGGGCCACGGCATTGGTAATCCCCGCCTGATGCAGGGCGATCACATCCATATAGCCTTCGGCGATATAGGCTTCTTTGGTTTTTCGTATTGCCGGCAGGGCTAAATCAATGGCATAGAAGGTTTCCCGTTTCTTATAGGACTCGGATTCCCCGGAATTGAGGTATTTAGGCTCCCCATCCGAGAGGATACGTCCCCCAAAAGCCACGGTTTTTCCCCGGCGGTCAGCGATAGGAAACATGAGCCGGTCCGAAAAGAAGGCACTGCGGATGTTTTTTTTTGAAAACAAGCCGGAAGAAGCAAGGAACTCTGCGGAATATCCTTTAGAGGATAAAAATTTATACAGCCAGGAACGGTCCGCCGGGGCATATCCCAAGCGAAAGCAGTCTATCATATCGGTATTGATTCCCCTGGATATAATATACTGCTTTGCCCCTTGGCCTTCAGGTTTTTTTAACAAAAAATGGTTAAAACTCACCGCCACCCGGCGGTACAGCTCGGCCAACTCCTCAAGCCGGGCGGCTTTTCCATCATCCTTTTGCACAGACCCTGAATTCTCATAGACAATCTCAATGCCCATACGCCGGGCTAGGGTTTCAATAGCCTCAGGGAAGGAAAGTTTATCCATTTCCATCATGAAGTTGATTACTCCGCCCCCGGCTGCGCATCCAAAGCAGTAATAGGTTTTCCGGTCCTGGTCCACGGTGAAGGAAGGGGTTTTCTCATTGTGAAAGGGGCAGAGCCCCCAGTAGCGCCCTCCCCGCTTCTCCAGCCGCACATAATCTCCCACAACAGCCACTGCATCCAGCTTATCGTTAACTTCCCGGATGGTTGACTCGGCAATGTAGGGCATCAGCGTTTCCTGGCCTTTACGTAGAGCACCCCCGCCCGGATATGATCATCTAATGTTTCGGAAAAGTAATGCCGTCCCTCATCGGGATTTACCAGCCTGAAGTAGAGGTAGCTGCTGGCCTGGGGATGGAAGGCGGCGTCCAGGGCTACCGCACCGGGAGCGGAGATAGGTCCCGGGGGAAGGCCGGGGTGTATGTAGGTATTGTAGGGATCCCGGATCTCTATATCCCGGTCAAAGAGCCGTTCCGGGTGGGGACGGCCCTGGATTTCGGTAATCACGTATTCTACGGTGGCGCAGGACTGGAGGGCCATACCGATGCGCAGGCGGTTGTCGAACACCCCGGCCATTAAAGGGGCCTCTTCATCCACCCGGTATTCCCGCTCCACAATGGAGGCCAGGATCACCAGCTTGTTCAGTTCCGTCGGGGATAATGCCGGGGCATCGTTCTGGATTTCCGCCAGGCGTTTGAAGAAGGTATCCGCCATGGTTTTAACCACCTGGTCGGCAGGATAGCCCTCGGGGAACAGGTAGGTGTCCGGGTAGAGGTAACCCTCCATGGTGGCCCCGGGTATCCGGTAGCTTTCCAGGGTTGCCGTATCAGAAGCGGCGGCCAGGAACTCCTCCTCCCTGCATATACCAGCTTCGGCCAAAATTTGGGCAGTTTTTATCAGGGTAACCCCTTCGGGGATGGTAACCCTGATAAGCAGTTGTTTGCCCGAAACCAGGAGGGAGCGGATTTCAATCTGGCTGGCCGGCAGGGAAAGGATATATATCCCCGCCTTGAGGTATTCCTTATCAAGACGGGAAAGGATCTCCCAGAAGTACCGGTTTTTTATAATCCCCGTTTGTTCCAGCCGCTGCCCCACGGAACGAACACTTTCGCCGGGACGAAGCTCCAGACGCAGGGCGCCATTTTCATCGAGCCTTAGGGCGGGATCATCACCGGTAATTTTTGGGGGAACTCCGGGAGGAGCGTTTAGGTAAATAAAGACACCCGCTATGATGGCAACCAGGACAATAGCGGTACCCAGCAAGGTACAGATAACCGTAATGAAAGAACGGGATCCCCTCCCCTTGCCTTCTTTTTTTTTCGCAACCATGCCTACAGTATTATCTCCATACCTTCCATGGCAAGGGAAATTTTGATCCCCTTAATATTCATCCGTTCTGTATACCAGCGGGCAGACTGGAGTATATTGAAAAGTTTTCGATCATCATAGGTGGGGTCATGATGAAAGAGGACCAGATGCTTAATGCCCCAGTTTGCGGCGAAATCAACCCCCATACTGAAGGCACTGTGACCCCAGTTATACTTCTGTATTGCCTCCCCCAGGGTATATTGGGAATCCAGGACAATCATATCAGCATTTTCAAAAAAGGCAGCATTTTGTTCATTTTTTATGAAATCCGCCGGGGAAAGTTCTGTATCCGTAGCATAGATAAACCGGTGTTTTCCATCGTTCACCAGAAAGGAATAGGAATTTCCGGGATGGTTGTTCTTGAAATACGAAATGGCCATATCCCCTAGTTCTATAGGGCCTTCCAAAAGATGAAAATCCTTTCGGGAACCCATAGCCTGCATGTGTACCGGGAAATAAGGGGAACTCATCTGCACATTAAGGGCATTTTCCAGATTATTCATGGGCGAATAGAAATCCAAAGATACAGCCGGATCATAGGCAGGCCCAAAAAAGGGCAAACCCTGGAGGTGATCCCAGTGCAGGTGAGACAACAAAATATCGTAATGGAGCGGTTTGGGCTGTTCCCCTGCCACGGCATTACCCAGTTCCCGAAGCCCGGAACCACAGTCAAAAACCAAGCGGTTCCGGGTATCACCCGCTGTTAGGGACACACAGGGGGTATTCCCACCCACGGTTCCAAAAAGCCAGGGTGGAAGCTCTGCCAAAAAACGCTCCCGACTTTCGGGGCTGGCGATATCCTCCGGGCTGATCCGTTCCATTATGGCGGAAATTTTGCTTTTTATCTGAGAAGGCAGCTGGGGGGCAGGAAGAGAGCCGCGGACACCCCAAAATTGAATGCGCATTATATTTCCCCCGGTTTTTTCACAGCAATCCTTTCTATAACCGGCTCTGCTCGCTGCTGAGCCAGGAACAATTCAATCTCCCCCCGGGTATGCAAAGCGCCTTTTCCCATACCCGGGCAGCTCATGGACTTCCAGTATTTGGCGGATTCCAGCATAGAAGGCCAAAAAGGGAAGGTTCTGCATTGCAGGGGACGGGATTCATATACAGAGCACCCTCTGTCCCAAAAAATGCAATCATAGTTGGCCTTCTCCTTCAAGGAAAGCTGCTCTGTCCCGTCAAAACCAGGCACCCATCGACAATAGGTTTCTACAAACTCAGTATATTTCATTTTTAAGGCGGAAACCAGAATTTCCGTATCTTTTTTCCGTAAAAACACAAAACCCGGGTCAATCCTGCAACATTCAGAACAACGGGT from Treponema primitia ZAS-2 includes:
- the mltG gene encoding endolytic transglycosylase MltG; translation: MVAKKKEGKGRGSRSFITVICTLLGTAIVLVAIIAGVFIYLNAPPGVPPKITGDDPALRLDENGALRLELRPGESVRSVGQRLEQTGIIKNRYFWEILSRLDKEYLKAGIYILSLPASQIEIRSLLVSGKQLLIRVTIPEGVTLIKTAQILAEAGICREEEFLAAASDTATLESYRIPGATMEGYLYPDTYLFPEGYPADQVVKTMADTFFKRLAEIQNDAPALSPTELNKLVILASIVEREYRVDEEAPLMAGVFDNRLRIGMALQSCATVEYVITEIQGRPHPERLFDRDIEIRDPYNTYIHPGLPPGPISAPGAVALDAAFHPQASSYLYFRLVNPDEGRHYFSETLDDHIRAGVLYVKARKR
- a CDS encoding MBL fold metallo-hydrolase, encoding MRIQFWGVRGSLPAPQLPSQIKSKISAIMERISPEDIASPESRERFLAELPPWLFGTVGGNTPCVSLTAGDTRNRLVFDCGSGLRELGNAVAGEQPKPLHYDILLSHLHWDHLQGLPFFGPAYDPAVSLDFYSPMNNLENALNVQMSSPYFPVHMQAMGSRKDFHLLEGPIELGDMAISYFKNNHPGNSYSFLVNDGKHRFIYATDTELSPADFIKNEQNAAFFENADMIVLDSQYTLGEAIQKYNWGHSAFSMGVDFAANWGIKHLVLFHHDPTYDDRKLFNILQSARWYTERMNIKGIKISLAMEGMEIIL
- a CDS encoding YkgJ family cysteine cluster protein — encoded protein: MPAVSKPFYANGLLFSCTRCSECCRIDPGFVFLRKKDTEILVSALKMKYTEFVETYCRWVPGFDGTEQLSLKEKANYDCIFWDRGCSVYESRPLQCRTFPFWPSMLESAKYWKSMSCPGMGKGALHTRGEIELFLAQQRAEPVIERIAVKKPGEI
- the dnaG gene encoding DNA primase; the encoded protein is MPYIAESTIREVNDKLDAVAVVGDYVRLEKRGGRYWGLCPFHNEKTPSFTVDQDRKTYYCFGCAAGGGVINFMMEMDKLSFPEAIETLARRMGIEIVYENSGSVQKDDGKAARLEELAELYRRVAVSFNHFLLKKPEGQGAKQYIISRGINTDMIDCFRLGYAPADRSWLYKFLSSKGYSAEFLASSGLFSKKNIRSAFFSDRLMFPIADRRGKTVAFGGRILSDGEPKYLNSGESESYKKRETFYAIDLALPAIRKTKEAYIAEGYMDVIALHQAGITNAVAPLGTAFTEDQAKLLRRWAERVYLIFDTDNAGQEAALKAIMTCRKNGLESFVVTMDSGSLPAGTPEASSDSEAAPPKGLKDPADILKKYGAEALQKSVKCFITDFEYLIKRGKSRFDLSDSLGKSKAAAFLFPYLKTMDSEVSRDSFIGEIADAIGVERQAIAADFRRFDLGQLVSGQNRPRMETREAGETAIRLLSLNDELFLLTAVSVNRDLYSTLRSALTIEDFEDPAAREFFIALEEWFRNDMPGTEDLLARIQNGALRNFVIQQGASRAFSVEDPGKLVNDGIRKVKVKRLERRLAKIVTELRIAENEKTREGVSSVQGRGDTLVEDLLVEKVHLDAELRRLKEAKE